A genomic segment from Zerene cesonia ecotype Mississippi chromosome 7, Zerene_cesonia_1.1, whole genome shotgun sequence encodes:
- the LOC119840644 gene encoding NADH dehydrogenase [ubiquinone] flavoprotein 2, mitochondrial produces MLSSLRSGVNSLWRVSSRALQTSSTLQHDSLFVHRDTPEDNPNIPFEFTSENKQRIDALLAIYPEGHKRGAMIPLLDLAQRQNGGWLPISAMHKVAEILNLPRMRVYEVATFYTMFIRKPIGKYHVQICTTTPCWLRGSDAVLKAIKDATGCEVGGNSPCGKFSLSEVECLGACVNAPMLQINDDYYEDLTVDDTKEIIEKLKKDEKPKPGPRSGRFASEPLGGLTSLTEEPTGPGFGLQDALKA; encoded by the exons ATGTTGTCCAGCCTAAGGTCTGGAGTTAACAGCTTG TGGAGGGTGTCTTCGCGAGCCCTGCAGACATCATCTACTCTTCAACATGATAGTTTGTTCGTGCACAGAGATACCCCCGAGGACAACCCTAATATTCCATTCGAATTCACATCAGAAAACAAACAG AGAATCGATGCTCTCTTAGCAATTTATCCCGAGGGCCATAAACGTGGCGCCATGATCCCCCTGTTGGATTTAGCTCAACGTCAAAATGGTGGTTGGCTGCCTATATCGGCTATGCACAAGGTAGCTGAAATATTGAACCTCCCGCGTATGAGAGTGTATGAAGTGGCCACATTCTATACAATGTTTATTAG GAAGCCAATTGGCAAGTACCATGTGCAAATTTGCACTACCACTCCTTGCTGGTTGAGAGGATCGGACGCTGTTCTGAAGGCAATTAAGGATGCAACAGGCTGTGAGGTTGGTGGGAACAGCCCTTGCGGAAAGTTCTCTTTGTCTGAG GTGGAGTGCTTAGGAGCCTGTGTTAATGCACCAATGTTACAAATCAACGATGATTATTAT GAGGATCTCACAGTCGACGATACTAAGGAAATTATCGAAAAGCTGAAGAAGGATGAAAAACCAAAACCCGGACCTAG GAGCGGTCGTTTCGCATCAGAACCTCTCGGGGGACTCACATCCTTGACTGAAGAACCAACTGGCCCTGGTTTCGGACTACAGGACGCGTTGAAGgcgtaa